Proteins co-encoded in one Actinomadura luteofluorescens genomic window:
- a CDS encoding ABC transporter substrate-binding protein has translation MKRTYTTAAAAALAISLTAAGCQSSGGSDGPIKVGSINGITGLFQTPEVPKAVKAVFDEVNAAGGIGGRKLELVSKDDAMDPARASQAARELIKSEGVVAMAGSSSAVDCGLNRATYGKEKIVSIPAVGVDPSCFTSPNIAPVNPGPYALTTAMLYYASETLKRDKVCIDYTVLPGSGGGIENAIKEWTNLTGKSLAHKNLAVGQGDPTRYLVADKNAGCQAVLYNATVAPWFAQARTQGMQNVDFLLAANSYTDANAKVIPADMNAYAGTEWQPYTDPTLPGNERWAKLVDENGIQKTAFSQGAVMAADVFVQVLKSIKGDITRASVTKAFKDMKPINYPMAGSPWVFGPGGEHSPIKGSQFVKADRGGWKVLPGGFTVPTKK, from the coding sequence ATGAAGCGCACATACACGACGGCGGCCGCGGCCGCGCTCGCCATCTCACTCACCGCCGCCGGCTGCCAGTCCTCCGGCGGGTCCGACGGGCCGATCAAGGTCGGTTCGATCAACGGCATCACCGGGCTCTTCCAGACCCCGGAAGTCCCGAAGGCCGTCAAGGCGGTCTTCGACGAGGTCAACGCGGCGGGCGGCATCGGCGGCCGCAAGCTGGAGCTGGTCAGCAAGGACGACGCGATGGACCCGGCCCGCGCCAGCCAGGCCGCCCGCGAGCTGATCAAGTCCGAGGGCGTGGTCGCCATGGCCGGGTCGTCCAGCGCCGTGGACTGCGGCCTCAACCGCGCCACCTACGGCAAGGAGAAGATCGTCTCGATCCCCGCGGTCGGCGTCGACCCGTCCTGCTTCACCAGCCCCAACATCGCCCCGGTGAACCCCGGCCCCTACGCGCTCACCACGGCGATGCTGTACTACGCGTCCGAGACGCTCAAGCGCGACAAGGTCTGCATCGACTACACCGTCCTGCCCGGCAGCGGCGGCGGCATCGAGAACGCCATCAAGGAGTGGACGAACCTCACCGGCAAGTCCCTCGCGCACAAGAACCTCGCCGTCGGGCAGGGCGACCCGACCCGCTACCTCGTGGCCGACAAGAACGCCGGCTGCCAGGCCGTCCTGTACAACGCGACCGTCGCGCCCTGGTTCGCGCAGGCCAGGACGCAGGGCATGCAGAACGTCGACTTCCTGCTCGCCGCCAACAGCTACACCGACGCCAACGCCAAGGTGATCCCGGCGGACATGAACGCCTACGCGGGCACCGAGTGGCAGCCCTACACCGACCCGACCCTGCCCGGCAACGAGCGCTGGGCCAAGCTCGTCGACGAGAACGGCATCCAGAAGACGGCGTTCAGCCAGGGCGCCGTCATGGCGGCGGACGTGTTCGTCCAGGTCCTCAAGAGCATCAAGGGCGACATCACCCGCGCGTCGGTCACCAAGGCGTTCAAGGACATGAAGCCGATCAACTACCCGATGGCCGGGAGCCCGTGGGTGTTCGGGCCCGGCGGCGAGCACAGCCCCATCAAGGGCAGCCAGTTCGTCAAGGCGGACAGGGGCGGCTGGAAGGTGCTGCCCGGCGGCTTCACCGTCCCGACCAAGAAGTAG
- a CDS encoding alpha/beta hydrolase, which yields MPLDPEAQRIIDRTPAEDPSGGAPLDVAAMREGFRRMWVVPDDLPHVGSVADTAIPGPAGDIPVRVYTPEGEGPFPAFVWFHGGGWTIGGLDENEYSCRAVCAAAGAVVMSVDYRLAPENPFPAAADDAYAAVRWVAEHGERIGADPSRVAVGGESAGGNLAAVVALRARDLGGPELALQVLVSPVVGHPDDGRASYREFAEGYFLSRSSMDWFFTTYPRDERDLEDPYLLPLRAKSFAGLCRALVLEAECDVLRDEGEEYAVRLKDAGVRTDLVRYDGMIHAFFGPLATELSVARDAQARTAAALRSAFGTDGE from the coding sequence ATGCCCCTGGATCCCGAGGCGCAGCGGATCATCGACCGCACCCCTGCCGAGGACCCGAGCGGCGGCGCCCCGCTGGACGTCGCGGCCATGCGGGAGGGGTTCCGCCGGATGTGGGTGGTGCCGGACGACCTTCCGCACGTGGGCTCCGTGGCCGACACCGCGATCCCCGGCCCGGCCGGCGACATCCCGGTCCGGGTCTACACCCCCGAGGGGGAGGGCCCCTTCCCGGCGTTCGTCTGGTTCCACGGAGGCGGCTGGACGATCGGCGGCCTCGACGAGAACGAGTACTCCTGCCGCGCCGTCTGCGCCGCCGCGGGCGCGGTGGTGATGTCGGTCGACTACCGGCTCGCCCCCGAGAACCCGTTCCCGGCCGCGGCCGACGACGCCTACGCCGCCGTCCGCTGGGTCGCCGAACACGGCGAGCGCATCGGCGCCGACCCGTCCCGCGTCGCCGTGGGCGGCGAGAGCGCGGGCGGCAACCTCGCCGCCGTCGTCGCGCTCAGGGCACGCGACCTCGGCGGCCCGGAACTGGCCCTGCAGGTGCTCGTCTCCCCGGTCGTCGGCCACCCCGACGACGGGCGCGCCTCCTACCGCGAGTTCGCCGAGGGCTACTTCCTCTCCAGGTCCAGCATGGACTGGTTCTTCACCACCTACCCCAGGGACGAGCGCGACCTGGAGGACCCCTACCTGCTGCCCCTGCGGGCCAAGAGCTTCGCCGGGCTGTGCCGGGCGCTCGTCCTCGAAGCCGAGTGCGACGTGCTGCGCGACGAGGGCGAGGAGTACGCCGTGCGGCTCAAGGACGCGGGCGTCCGGACCGACCTCGTCCGCTACGACGGCATGATCCACGCGTTCTTCGGCCCGCTGGCCACCGAGCTGTCGGTGGCGAGGGACGCCCAGGCCCGGACGGCCGCCGCCCTGCGCTCGGCCTTCGGCACGGACGGCGAGTGA
- a CDS encoding branched-chain amino acid ABC transporter ATP-binding protein/permease yields the protein MNLVDKRGLGTGLGIAVLACALLPLVLPPYWIYLAISAVISAVIMQSFGVIVGRAGVMSLCQMSFAAIGAWVMLRLNVADAPGGFYLWLLLGGLAAVPVGVAIGLPALRIRGVNLAVVTFGFAVSTDIVLNVNPFPGSADLTMLERPAPFDTDGGYFVFTVIVFTVLAVVLGIVGRTRLGLSWYELRHSERSAAAHGVSVARSKLAAFAISAFVAGIGGGLLVGQLSLVVPQNFAMGQSLALFAVAIMIGPHHPEGAVLGGIFGAVMATIMEKISLPQDFGGVLFGAGALLALRSGLSQTDLTRMRKRERDARKILKAAEDAPAADVDEPPLPALAPRAAGDGAPVLAVQGLTVRFGEVVALDAVDLTVPEGAVVGLIGPNGAGKSTFIAAVSGFVAGYGGTVELAGRRLDGLGPSRRAALGLRRTFQTTAIAPELSLYDYLTIGSGRRLPRPEADELLEFFGCPPGQVPVSIVDAGTRRLLDVAAAIAARPKVALLDEPAAGQSAAESLRLARRLAAVPARFGVSVLLVEHDMELVQATCEQVTVLDFGHVIASGPTGRVLEDPAVRAAYLGAADVPAS from the coding sequence ATGAACCTGGTCGACAAGCGCGGCCTCGGCACCGGCCTCGGCATCGCGGTGCTCGCCTGCGCGCTGCTCCCGCTGGTGCTGCCGCCGTACTGGATCTACCTGGCGATCAGCGCGGTGATCAGCGCGGTGATCATGCAGAGCTTCGGAGTGATCGTCGGCAGGGCCGGCGTCATGTCGCTGTGCCAGATGTCGTTCGCCGCGATCGGCGCCTGGGTGATGCTGCGGCTGAACGTGGCGGACGCGCCGGGCGGCTTCTACCTGTGGCTGCTCCTCGGCGGCCTCGCCGCGGTGCCCGTCGGCGTCGCGATCGGGCTGCCCGCGCTGCGCATCCGCGGCGTCAACCTCGCCGTCGTCACCTTCGGGTTCGCGGTCAGCACCGACATCGTGCTGAACGTCAACCCGTTCCCCGGCTCGGCCGACCTGACGATGCTGGAGCGGCCCGCCCCCTTCGACACCGACGGCGGCTACTTCGTGTTCACGGTGATCGTGTTCACCGTGCTGGCCGTCGTCCTCGGGATCGTCGGCCGCACCCGGCTGGGGCTGTCCTGGTACGAGCTGCGGCACTCCGAGCGGTCCGCCGCCGCGCACGGCGTCTCGGTGGCGCGCAGCAAGCTCGCCGCCTTCGCGATCAGCGCGTTCGTCGCCGGCATCGGCGGCGGGCTGCTGGTCGGGCAGCTCAGCCTGGTGGTCCCGCAGAACTTCGCGATGGGCCAGTCCCTCGCGCTGTTCGCCGTGGCCATCATGATCGGCCCGCACCATCCGGAGGGCGCCGTGCTCGGCGGGATCTTCGGCGCGGTGATGGCGACGATCATGGAGAAGATCTCGCTGCCGCAGGACTTCGGCGGCGTGCTGTTCGGCGCCGGCGCCCTGCTCGCGCTGCGCAGCGGGCTCAGCCAGACCGACCTGACCCGGATGCGCAAGCGGGAGCGGGACGCCCGGAAGATCCTCAAGGCCGCCGAGGACGCGCCCGCCGCCGACGTGGACGAGCCGCCCCTCCCGGCGCTAGCGCCGCGTGCCGCGGGCGACGGCGCCCCGGTGCTGGCCGTGCAGGGGCTGACCGTCAGGTTCGGCGAGGTGGTGGCGCTGGACGCCGTCGACCTGACCGTCCCCGAGGGAGCGGTCGTCGGGCTCATCGGCCCGAACGGCGCCGGGAAGTCGACGTTCATCGCGGCGGTCAGCGGCTTCGTCGCGGGCTACGGCGGCACGGTCGAGCTGGCCGGGCGGCGGCTGGACGGCCTCGGCCCGAGCCGCCGCGCCGCGCTCGGCCTGCGCCGCACGTTCCAGACCACCGCGATCGCGCCCGAGCTCAGCCTGTACGACTACCTGACGATCGGCTCCGGCCGGCGGCTGCCGCGCCCGGAGGCCGACGAGCTGCTGGAGTTCTTCGGCTGCCCGCCCGGGCAGGTCCCGGTGTCCATCGTCGACGCCGGCACCCGGCGCCTCCTGGACGTCGCCGCCGCGATCGCGGCCCGGCCGAAGGTCGCCCTGCTGGACGAGCCCGCCGCCGGCCAGTCCGCCGCCGAGTCACTGCGCCTCGCCAGGCGCCTGGCGGCCGTGCCCGCGCGGTTCGGGGTGTCGGTCCTGCTCGTCGAGCACGACATGGAGCTCGTCCAGGCCACCTGCGAGCAGGTCACCGTCCTGGACTTCGGCCATGTCATCGCCTCCGGTCCCACCGGCCGGGTCCTGGAGGACCCCGCCGTCCGGGCCGCCTACCTCGGCGCCGCCGACGTCCCGGCGTCCTGA
- a CDS encoding ABC transporter ATP-binding protein, with amino-acid sequence MTAPALALDGVAVDRAEVPVVHEVTLDAAPGAVTVILGANGAGKTTLMDGIAGLAPVRSGTIRLDGKAIERLAPYKRARAGLGYVEQARTTFRTLTVEQNLVVSQQGDGDLGTVYRLFPELEKRRTLQAGYLSGGEQQMVVLGRALVSAPKVVLIDEMSLGLAPLVVRRLMATVGELAGMGIAVVLIEQFANLALDVGSRAHVLRKGRVVFSGPCGELRGDERRLHRLYFGGPPVSAAEAGGAGAAESGLR; translated from the coding sequence ATGACCGCTCCGGCTCTCGCCCTCGACGGCGTCGCCGTGGACCGGGCCGAGGTCCCGGTCGTGCACGAGGTCACGCTGGACGCCGCCCCGGGCGCGGTCACCGTGATCCTCGGCGCGAACGGCGCCGGCAAGACGACGCTGATGGACGGCATCGCCGGCCTGGCCCCCGTCAGGTCCGGCACCATCCGGCTGGACGGCAAAGCCATCGAGAGGCTCGCCCCCTACAAGCGGGCCCGCGCCGGCCTCGGCTACGTCGAGCAGGCCCGCACCACGTTCCGCACGCTCACCGTCGAGCAGAACCTCGTCGTCTCCCAGCAGGGCGACGGCGACCTCGGCACGGTCTACCGGCTCTTCCCGGAGCTGGAGAAGAGGCGGACCCTGCAGGCCGGGTACCTGTCCGGCGGCGAGCAGCAGATGGTCGTGCTCGGCCGGGCCCTGGTCTCCGCGCCCAAGGTCGTGCTGATCGACGAGATGTCGCTCGGCCTCGCCCCGCTGGTGGTGCGCCGGCTGATGGCCACGGTCGGCGAGCTGGCCGGGATGGGCATCGCGGTCGTGCTGATCGAGCAGTTCGCGAACCTGGCGCTGGACGTCGGCTCCCGCGCCCACGTGCTGCGCAAGGGACGCGTGGTCTTCTCCGGGCCGTGCGGCGAGCTGCGCGGCGACGAACGGCGCCTGCACCGGCTCTACTTCGGCGGGCCGCCGGTGAGCGCCGCCGAGGCGGGCGGCGCCGGGGCGGCAGAGAGCGGGCTCCGATGA
- a CDS encoding histidine kinase, whose amino-acid sequence MISAPRRRRSPPWFGTETRRALVAGAVVAGLALLAGWPYWRDHPAAAAITLVSCAAIAVVGVLLATGPRTRRTGLLFAAASVFWAVNWAASWDATVGPIMSPYAQADFYLALAVGVLLYPGGRLEYLGDRIWTVVACVVLWGCPTALWVTSEPEWAAFRGESVWWPALYPDLEVFKVVLQVSAALYLLLALSFAVVLLLRLPRMGRLRRLLALPVTVAIGFVGVSAAFTQKPIMEASIPLDDLLHVYVVQGAVVVLVPLTLLASGLRVRLAELTVAGRMLRLTAPVSVERVRDALRDVLHDPTLELWFWAPTEGTYVDTAGRPVDLDPDTGGADDGPADDAPAGDGGRWRHRVRGAAGAPLAVVELGGALRDHGSLVEAALVAGGRALETAQLQAGVHAGLEQVRAAYRRLVRAETAERARLARDLHDGAQQRLLALGAMLGTLEAVTGDPAVKEHARACRAELKEALAQLRALAREVQPALLVQDGLGPALEVVAERLGTRVALDVTPRRFSREIESTLYSALCETLSYAVERACATRVFVRVGEEDGRVVAEVGLDGARPGGPADDPAADLAGPSGRIRALRGEMEVGGGPRAGMTVRMDLPCE is encoded by the coding sequence GTGATTTCCGCGCCACGCAGGCGCAGGTCGCCGCCGTGGTTCGGGACGGAGACGAGGCGCGCCCTCGTCGCCGGTGCGGTGGTCGCGGGGCTGGCGCTCCTCGCGGGCTGGCCGTACTGGCGCGACCATCCGGCCGCCGCCGCGATCACGCTGGTCAGCTGCGCCGCCATCGCCGTGGTGGGCGTGCTGCTCGCGACCGGGCCGCGCACCCGCCGCACCGGGCTGCTGTTCGCGGCCGCGTCGGTGTTCTGGGCGGTCAACTGGGCCGCGAGCTGGGACGCGACCGTCGGGCCCATCATGTCGCCCTACGCCCAGGCCGACTTCTACCTCGCACTCGCCGTCGGCGTCCTGCTCTACCCCGGCGGGCGGCTGGAGTACCTGGGTGACCGGATCTGGACGGTCGTGGCGTGCGTGGTCCTGTGGGGCTGCCCCACCGCGCTGTGGGTCACGTCCGAGCCGGAGTGGGCCGCGTTCCGGGGCGAGTCGGTGTGGTGGCCCGCCCTCTACCCCGACCTGGAGGTCTTCAAGGTCGTCCTGCAGGTCTCCGCCGCGCTCTACCTCCTTCTTGCCCTCTCGTTCGCCGTCGTCCTGCTGCTGCGGCTGCCGCGGATGGGCCGGTTGCGGCGCCTCCTCGCCCTGCCCGTGACGGTCGCGATCGGGTTCGTCGGCGTCTCGGCGGCGTTCACGCAGAAGCCGATCATGGAGGCGTCGATCCCGCTGGACGACCTGCTGCACGTCTACGTGGTCCAGGGCGCGGTCGTCGTGCTCGTCCCGCTGACGCTGCTCGCCTCCGGGCTGCGGGTCCGCCTCGCGGAGCTGACCGTCGCGGGACGGATGCTCCGGCTGACCGCCCCGGTGTCGGTGGAACGGGTCCGCGACGCGTTGCGCGACGTCCTGCACGACCCGACCCTGGAGCTCTGGTTCTGGGCGCCGACGGAGGGCACCTACGTCGACACCGCCGGGCGCCCCGTCGACCTGGACCCGGACACCGGCGGCGCGGACGACGGCCCGGCGGACGACGCTCCGGCGGGCGACGGCGGGCGCTGGCGGCACCGGGTGCGCGGCGCCGCCGGGGCACCGCTCGCCGTCGTCGAGCTCGGCGGCGCGCTGCGCGACCACGGCTCCCTCGTGGAGGCCGCGCTCGTCGCGGGTGGCCGGGCACTGGAGACCGCGCAGCTCCAGGCCGGCGTGCACGCGGGTCTCGAACAGGTCAGGGCCGCCTACCGGCGCCTCGTGCGGGCCGAGACCGCCGAGCGCGCGCGGCTCGCCCGCGACCTGCACGACGGCGCGCAGCAGCGGCTGCTGGCGCTCGGCGCGATGCTCGGCACGCTGGAGGCCGTCACCGGCGACCCGGCGGTCAAGGAGCACGCCCGCGCCTGCCGCGCCGAGCTGAAGGAGGCCCTCGCGCAGTTGCGGGCGCTGGCCCGGGAGGTGCAGCCGGCGCTGCTCGTCCAGGACGGCCTCGGCCCTGCGCTGGAGGTCGTCGCCGAGCGGCTCGGCACCCGCGTCGCGCTCGACGTCACGCCGCGCCGCTTCTCCCGCGAGATCGAGTCCACGCTTTACTCCGCGCTGTGCGAGACGCTGTCGTACGCTGTCGAGCGCGCGTGTGCCACCCGGGTCTTCGTACGGGTCGGCGAGGAGGACGGGCGGGTGGTGGCCGAGGTGGGGCTCGACGGCGCCCGCCCCGGTGGCCCCGCCGATGATCCCGCCGCCGACCTGGCCGGTCCCTCCGGCCGGATCAGGGCGCTGCGCGGAGAGATGGAAGTCGGCGGCGGCCCCCGCGCGGGCATGACGGTAAGGATGGACCTGCCATGCGAGTAG
- a CDS encoding amidohydrolase → MPDVSAADLVLTGGRVHTVDARDRLAEAVAVRGGRIARVGTADEVAPLIGPGTRVVPLDGGSVLPGINDSHLHGVWLGAMWPNLLMDQLAASGGHAHEAPARLETAEDRRRAILRTADLLASLGITSYTEPGLGPGEDGGPSGCFGSGALRDYAELAAQGRLKARVTALMLFGELDGRSTAADLLAGLRDFTPPAGVPGRFRVAGVKIFADGIPPMRSAWTDRPYTDGSHGALLVDGGSDGEREAALRAMIDAAHDAGHQIGVHATGDRATRVVADACAAALGRDGRDARHYVIHGDLLAPATLTVLASNRIGLNTQAGIPVATEPMLAAALGEDALRDAWPLRDALDAGVPLCLSSDSPVLTPDWRAGMAAAVTRRGLDGAVRGAAQRLALAEALRAYTAVPAWQDGEEDVKGSIEPGKAADLCVLGGDLFAVEPQALPSVPVAMTVLDGEVVYEA, encoded by the coding sequence ATGCCGGATGTTTCCGCCGCCGACCTCGTCCTGACCGGTGGCCGGGTCCACACGGTCGACGCCCGGGACCGTCTCGCCGAAGCGGTCGCGGTGCGCGGCGGGCGCATCGCCCGCGTGGGCACGGCGGACGAGGTCGCGCCCCTGATCGGCCCCGGCACCCGGGTCGTCCCGCTGGACGGCGGGTCGGTGCTGCCGGGCATCAACGACTCGCACCTGCACGGGGTGTGGCTCGGCGCGATGTGGCCGAACCTGCTGATGGACCAGCTGGCCGCCTCCGGCGGGCACGCGCACGAGGCGCCGGCGCGGCTGGAGACCGCCGAGGACCGGCGCCGCGCGATCCTGCGCACCGCCGACCTGCTGGCCTCCCTCGGGATCACCAGCTACACCGAGCCCGGCCTGGGACCCGGCGAGGACGGCGGCCCGAGCGGCTGCTTCGGCTCCGGCGCCCTGCGCGACTACGCCGAGCTGGCCGCGCAGGGCCGGCTGAAGGCCCGCGTCACCGCGCTGATGCTGTTCGGGGAGCTGGACGGCCGCAGCACGGCGGCGGACCTGCTGGCGGGCCTGCGCGACTTCACGCCGCCCGCGGGCGTCCCCGGCCGGTTCCGGGTCGCGGGCGTGAAGATCTTCGCCGACGGGATCCCGCCGATGCGCAGCGCCTGGACCGACCGCCCCTACACCGACGGCTCCCACGGCGCCCTGCTGGTCGACGGCGGCTCCGACGGCGAGCGGGAGGCGGCCCTGCGCGCGATGATCGACGCGGCGCACGACGCCGGGCACCAGATCGGCGTGCACGCCACCGGCGACCGCGCGACCCGCGTCGTGGCGGACGCGTGCGCGGCGGCCCTCGGCCGGGACGGGCGGGACGCCCGGCACTACGTCATCCACGGCGACCTGCTCGCCCCCGCGACGCTGACCGTCCTCGCCTCGAACCGGATCGGGTTGAACACCCAGGCGGGCATCCCGGTGGCCACCGAGCCGATGCTCGCCGCGGCGCTCGGCGAGGACGCCCTGCGGGACGCCTGGCCGCTGCGCGACGCGCTCGACGCGGGCGTCCCGCTGTGCCTCAGCTCCGACTCCCCCGTCCTCACCCCGGACTGGCGCGCGGGCATGGCCGCGGCGGTCACCCGCCGCGGCCTCGACGGCGCGGTGCGGGGGGCGGCGCAGCGGCTCGCCCTGGCCGAGGCGCTGCGCGCGTACACCGCCGTGCCCGCCTGGCAGGACGGGGAGGAGGACGTCAAGGGCTCCATCGAGCCGGGCAAGGCCGCCGACCTGTGCGTGCTCGGCGGCGACCTGTTCGCCGTGGAACCGCAGGCCCTGCCCTCGGTGCCGGTGGCGATGACCGTCCTCGACGGCGAGGTCGTCTACGAGGCCTAG
- a CDS encoding aldo/keto reductase — protein MPTQIPRRRLGAAGPEASVLSLGSWHTYDRMDFADSVAMVRHAVDSGIDLFDVAVYGMPGHPPVFTDVLFSAIVRAAGIARDDYLLSTKLWLEGYPGRSLRDQLAGALFRVGADHADVAVLGDIRRDDIDLRRLAEDLAGLEKEGLLGCWGVNNWSATAIRTIREHALAAGSPGPQLAQLKYSPCRRSIPDGEPFAAVFAEGVAMQASDVLEGGILAGNTRPSRQIGRDPGEIRPRILEAAEGIAGLGAELDATPAQLCIAFTLTHPATATVLFGARGMKQLTDNIAALDVLERVGAERLRSLMEPFWADRDAVDPEGP, from the coding sequence GTGCCCACGCAGATCCCCCGCCGCCGGCTCGGCGCCGCCGGACCCGAGGCGTCCGTGCTGTCCCTCGGCTCCTGGCACACCTACGACCGGATGGACTTCGCCGACTCCGTCGCCATGGTCCGGCACGCCGTCGACTCCGGCATCGACCTCTTCGACGTCGCCGTCTACGGGATGCCCGGCCACCCGCCGGTGTTCACCGACGTGCTGTTCTCCGCGATCGTGCGCGCCGCCGGGATCGCCCGAGACGACTACCTGCTGTCCACCAAGCTGTGGCTGGAGGGGTATCCCGGGCGGTCGCTGCGCGACCAGCTCGCGGGCGCGCTGTTCCGCGTCGGCGCCGACCACGCGGACGTGGCCGTCCTCGGCGACATCCGCCGCGACGACATCGACCTGAGGCGGCTCGCCGAGGACCTCGCCGGGCTGGAGAAGGAGGGCCTCCTCGGCTGCTGGGGCGTCAACAACTGGTCGGCCACGGCGATCCGGACGATCCGCGAGCACGCGCTCGCCGCGGGCTCCCCGGGACCGCAGCTCGCGCAGCTGAAGTACAGCCCGTGCCGGCGCTCCATCCCCGACGGCGAGCCGTTCGCCGCCGTCTTCGCCGAGGGCGTGGCCATGCAGGCGTCGGACGTCCTGGAGGGCGGCATCCTCGCGGGGAACACCAGGCCGTCCCGGCAGATCGGGCGCGACCCGGGGGAGATCCGCCCCCGCATCCTGGAGGCCGCCGAGGGCATCGCCGGGCTGGGCGCCGAACTGGACGCGACGCCGGCGCAGCTGTGCATCGCGTTCACGCTCACGCATCCCGCCACCGCGACCGTCCTGTTCGGCGCGCGCGGCATGAAGCAGCTGACCGACAACATCGCGGCGCTGGACGTGCTGGAGCGCGTCGGCGCGGAGCGGCTGCGCTCCCTGATGGAGCCCTTCTGGGCGGACCGCGACGCGGTCGACCCCGAAGGTCCGTGA
- a CDS encoding zinc-binding dehydrogenase, whose product MPQPASTRAAVLREHGAELSVEELPLPAECEPGAAVVRVDCATLCATDVHLWSGAMTFPEMLPIVLGHEMMGTVCAVGPGTRDALGRDVKVGDRIGWSESVCGHCYGCTVLRNPVACAERGYGFLLRADRFPYATGGLAGHNYVTPGALKLVLPDDVKDTWAASAGCAVKTVLHAFDRAGGVRPGSTVVVQGAGALGIVATAVASVSGAGRVITIGAPDARLELARRFGADLTVGLDGDAGSRVAAVMEATEGRGAELVLDLAGAPGVGAEAVAMAAFGGRFVIVGSTGPQPEELALGAIMGKELDVLGSLNGDVGDLHRSVEFLRGFQDRFAWDDLFGAPGGLGDASGALASMARQEQVKTVINPNR is encoded by the coding sequence ATGCCACAACCGGCCTCCACCAGGGCCGCCGTGCTCCGCGAGCACGGCGCCGAGCTGAGCGTCGAGGAACTGCCGCTGCCCGCCGAGTGCGAGCCCGGCGCCGCGGTCGTCCGGGTCGACTGCGCCACCCTGTGCGCGACGGACGTGCACCTGTGGTCCGGTGCGATGACGTTCCCGGAGATGCTGCCGATCGTCCTCGGCCACGAGATGATGGGGACCGTCTGCGCGGTCGGGCCCGGCACCCGCGACGCCCTCGGCCGCGACGTCAAGGTCGGCGACCGCATCGGCTGGTCGGAGTCGGTCTGCGGCCACTGCTACGGCTGCACCGTGCTGCGCAACCCCGTCGCCTGCGCCGAGCGCGGCTACGGCTTCCTCCTGCGCGCCGACCGGTTCCCCTACGCCACCGGCGGGCTCGCGGGGCACAACTACGTGACGCCCGGAGCGCTCAAGCTCGTCCTGCCGGACGACGTGAAGGACACCTGGGCGGCCTCGGCAGGGTGCGCGGTCAAGACCGTCCTGCACGCCTTCGACCGCGCCGGGGGAGTGCGGCCGGGATCGACCGTCGTCGTCCAGGGCGCGGGCGCGCTCGGGATCGTCGCCACGGCCGTGGCGAGCGTCTCCGGTGCGGGCAGGGTCATCACGATCGGCGCGCCCGATGCCCGGCTGGAGCTGGCCCGGCGCTTCGGGGCCGACCTGACCGTCGGGCTGGACGGCGACGCCGGCTCCCGCGTCGCGGCCGTCATGGAGGCCACCGAGGGCCGCGGCGCCGAGCTGGTCCTCGACCTCGCCGGGGCGCCCGGCGTGGGCGCCGAGGCGGTCGCCATGGCCGCGTTCGGCGGCCGGTTCGTCATCGTCGGCAGTACCGGCCCGCAGCCCGAGGAGCTCGCCCTCGGCGCGATCATGGGTAAGGAGCTGGACGTGCTCGGCTCGCTGAACGGCGACGTCGGCGACCTGCACCGCTCCGTCGAGTTCCTGCGCGGGTTCCAGGACCGCTTCGCCTGGGACGACCTGTTCGGCGCCCCCGGCGGCCTCGGCGACGCGTCCGGCGCGCTCGCCTCGATGGCCCGGCAGGAGCAGGTCAAGACCGTCATCAACCCCAACCGATAG
- a CDS encoding branched-chain amino acid ABC transporter permease — MVNSVIAGLTSGGGYALLGLCVVLTYRLVAVVNFAMTAVGAMGAFVMVSLTDKGLNVWPALLIGAATAALLSGLLGAALVRWFAGHRERTKAAVTVALYVALTAIGLRLFGGNSTGAHRFPSPFADPVFTVGGVVVPQSVLVSLGFALLITLAVGLMLTRTRLGLKLQALSERPSTAEVVGIPAPRLAVGVWAGVGAITMLVIVLVAPRLGGDYATLAGLISTALAVAMVGAFRSLPLTLAGGLILGCLEGLSSSLSSIQKYQGVVPFLVILVLLWWRSRREVWDTAHSR, encoded by the coding sequence ATGGTGAACTCTGTGATCGCCGGACTGACCAGCGGCGGCGGCTACGCCCTGCTCGGCCTGTGCGTCGTGCTGACCTACCGGCTCGTCGCGGTGGTCAACTTCGCGATGACGGCGGTTGGCGCCATGGGCGCCTTCGTGATGGTGTCGCTCACCGACAAGGGCCTGAACGTCTGGCCGGCCCTGCTCATCGGCGCCGCCACCGCGGCACTGCTGTCCGGGCTGCTCGGCGCCGCGCTCGTCCGCTGGTTCGCCGGGCACCGCGAGCGGACCAAGGCCGCCGTCACCGTCGCGCTCTACGTGGCGCTGACCGCGATCGGCCTGCGGCTGTTCGGCGGCAACAGCACCGGCGCGCACCGCTTCCCGTCCCCGTTCGCCGACCCCGTCTTCACGGTCGGGGGCGTGGTCGTCCCGCAGTCGGTGCTGGTGTCGCTGGGGTTCGCGCTGCTCATCACGCTCGCCGTCGGGCTCATGCTGACCCGCACGCGGCTGGGGCTGAAGCTGCAGGCGCTGTCGGAGCGGCCGAGCACCGCCGAGGTCGTCGGCATCCCCGCCCCGCGGCTCGCCGTGGGGGTCTGGGCCGGAGTCGGCGCGATCACGATGCTGGTCATCGTGCTCGTCGCGCCCCGGCTCGGCGGCGACTACGCCACCCTGGCCGGGCTGATCAGCACGGCGCTGGCCGTCGCGATGGTCGGCGCGTTCCGCAGCCTGCCGCTGACGCTCGCCGGCGGTCTCATCCTGGGCTGCCTCGAGGGCCTGTCGTCCTCCCTCAGCTCCATCCAGAAGTACCAGGGCGTCGTGCCCTTCCTGGTGATCCTCGTGCTCCTGTGGTGGCGCAGCCGCCGCGAGGTCTGGGACACCGCGCACAGCCGATAG